A portion of the Deltaproteobacteria bacterium genome contains these proteins:
- a CDS encoding ABC transporter ATP-binding protein, with translation MIRRCLHLLRPLRGHLLLLCAGFALLTLLLVPPSLLFLDLVWTRALQGEPLPAFQAALLGLDPAASVAVDALGPELRRVIARRSIAGALAVGAVAMPLFLALWYYQVWILQRLNQLLRIELLERFQSLSLRYHSEARVGDAIYRLTQDSAMVTSLVEVLLLTPAYTLGSHLLAVVLVATIDPRLALLLLAAWIPSLAIGAGFSRPLRHGFRAAREANAALTARIQEGVAGIRTLKAYGAEAREQRVFEAASREAFAAAFDARARYALYAVLLFTGISTLLAAAVSWGALETAREAELFAVRLFATTGVSAWSLGLFQWFRDRFGDGTNQLRRLFRTWGRAQDVVIGLERVFEILDLEPEVQDAPGALALPAVRHGLRFREVGFQYREDRPALVSADLEVPVGAITAVVGATGAGKSTLLALALRLFDPDRGAVEVDGLDLRRVRVADLRGRVAIALQENLLFGTTIRENIRYAVPDAGDEAVRAAARVAGADEFIDKLPLGYDTPLGERGTKLSTGQRQRLSLARAVLKDAPVLLLDEPTASLDAETEARVLRNLSVWGRGRAILIVTHRLSTVRHADRIAVLDHGHLVEQGRHDELLARPDGAYRRLVEAENGARAVAR, from the coding sequence GTGATCCGGCGCTGCCTGCACCTGCTCCGGCCCCTGCGCGGCCATCTCCTCCTGCTCTGCGCCGGCTTCGCCCTGCTGACCCTCCTCCTCGTCCCGCCGTCCCTCCTCTTCCTCGACCTCGTCTGGACCCGCGCGCTCCAGGGCGAGCCGCTGCCGGCCTTCCAGGCGGCCCTGCTCGGGCTCGACCCGGCGGCCAGCGTCGCGGTCGACGCCCTCGGCCCCGAGCTGCGGCGCGTGATCGCGCGGCGGTCGATCGCCGGCGCGCTCGCGGTGGGCGCGGTCGCGATGCCGCTCTTCCTGGCGCTCTGGTACTACCAGGTCTGGATCCTCCAGCGCCTGAACCAGCTCCTGCGCATCGAGCTGCTCGAGCGCTTCCAGAGCCTGTCGCTGCGCTACCACAGCGAGGCGCGCGTCGGCGACGCGATCTACCGGCTCACCCAGGACAGCGCGATGGTCACCTCGCTGGTCGAGGTGCTGCTGCTCACGCCGGCCTACACGCTCGGGAGCCACCTCCTCGCGGTCGTGCTGGTGGCGACCATCGACCCACGGCTCGCGCTGCTGCTGCTGGCCGCCTGGATCCCGTCGCTCGCGATCGGCGCGGGCTTCTCGCGGCCGCTGCGCCACGGCTTCCGCGCCGCGCGCGAGGCCAACGCGGCCTTGACCGCGCGCATCCAGGAGGGCGTCGCCGGGATCCGCACCCTCAAGGCCTACGGCGCCGAGGCGCGCGAGCAGCGGGTCTTCGAGGCGGCCTCGCGCGAGGCCTTCGCCGCCGCCTTCGACGCCCGCGCGCGCTACGCGCTCTACGCGGTGCTGCTCTTCACCGGCATCTCGACGCTGCTCGCGGCGGCCGTGAGCTGGGGCGCGCTCGAGACCGCGCGCGAGGCGGAGCTCTTCGCCGTGCGCCTGTTCGCCACCACCGGCGTGAGCGCCTGGAGCCTCGGGCTCTTCCAGTGGTTCCGCGACCGCTTCGGCGACGGGACGAACCAGCTCCGCCGCCTGTTCCGCACCTGGGGCCGCGCGCAGGACGTCGTGATCGGGCTCGAGCGCGTCTTCGAGATCCTCGACCTCGAGCCCGAGGTGCAGGACGCCCCCGGCGCCTTGGCGCTGCCGGCCGTGCGGCACGGCCTGCGCTTTCGCGAGGTGGGCTTCCAGTATCGCGAGGACCGTCCTGCCCTGGTGTCGGCCGACCTCGAGGTGCCGGTGGGTGCGATCACCGCGGTGGTGGGCGCAACGGGGGCCGGCAAGAGCACGCTGCTGGCGCTCGCGCTGCGGCTCTTCGATCCCGACCGCGGCGCCGTCGAGGTGGACGGCCTGGACCTGCGCCGGGTGCGGGTGGCGGACCTGCGGGGCCGCGTCGCGATCGCGCTCCAGGAGAACCTGCTCTTCGGCACCACCATCCGCGAGAACATCCGCTACGCCGTGCCCGACGCCGGCGACGAGGCGGTGCGCGCGGCCGCACGGGTGGCCGGCGCCGACGAGTTCATCGACAAGCTGCCGCTCGGCTACGACACGCCGCTCGGGGAGCGCGGCACCAAGCTCTCGACCGGCCAGCGCCAGCGCCTGTCGCTGGCCCGCGCCGTGCTGAAGGACGCCCCCGTGCTGCTGCTCGACGAGCCGACCGCCTCGCTCGACGCCGAGACCGAGGCGCGCGTGCTGCGCAACCTGTCGGTCTGGGGACGCGGGCGCGCGATCCTGATCGTGACCCACCGGCTCTCGACCGTGCGCCACGCCGACCGCATCGCCGTGCTCGATCATGGCCATCTCGTCGAGCAGGGCCGTCACGACGAGCTCCTGGCGCGCCCGGACGGCGCCTATCGCCGGCTCGTCGAGGCCGAGAACGGCGCGCGGGCGGTCGCCCGATGA
- a CDS encoding ABC transporter ATP-binding protein: MSAGVARTLARALRFVAPLRVRVLGKLALVLASVVPLVLVAWPGKIVIDHVIEGRPVVPASYPWFVRPFAAALEGAGALEILLWTLAAQLVLLVVVGALGAGGRERDEADAWLAGGHDTQTRTENEANAGFSLAGGLLGLWDVRYTMRLTQDLNHHFRARLFERLQALPMRAFDDERIGDAVYRVMIDTPSITSACWRILITPIAAPVVIAMAAAALHFAYGDQPALVWAALGALPVAFLATLPFAASMRRRSLGSREAGSVTTSTAEEGLAQVLAVQSLGGGGRERGRFDRDSWQSFGRYRAVLRTGIAAFLLGLVPGAALAGYAFLHAIDLVIGGTLSRGDFLVVFTYYTQAAIAALSLGSLWFELQGASAGLERVFGLLDLPAEADAPGVPALAPLREGVRFEEVSYRHADGTLAVDAVSFEARVGELVAIAGPAGAGKTTLAHLLPRYLAPSAGRVLADGTDLAAVSLASLRAQVSYVFQETWLFDGTIEENLRLGAPGAGEAAVARALRLARADEFVARLPEGLATRVGRGGSQLSVGQRQRLAIARALVRETPILILDEPTSALDPETEQALVASLREAGRGRLVLVIAHRLSTIRAADRIVFLAAGRLVEQGTHDELAARPGGAYRRFLDLQ; this comes from the coding sequence GTGAGCGCCGGCGTCGCCCGCACGCTGGCCCGCGCGCTGCGCTTCGTGGCGCCCTTGCGCGTGCGCGTGCTCGGGAAGCTCGCGCTGGTGCTGGCGAGCGTGGTGCCGCTGGTCCTGGTCGCCTGGCCCGGCAAGATCGTGATCGACCACGTGATCGAGGGCCGGCCCGTGGTGCCGGCGAGCTATCCGTGGTTCGTGCGGCCCTTCGCGGCCGCGCTCGAAGGCGCCGGGGCGCTCGAGATCCTGCTCTGGACGCTCGCGGCCCAGCTCGTGCTCCTGGTCGTGGTGGGGGCGCTCGGCGCCGGCGGGCGCGAACGCGACGAGGCCGACGCCTGGCTCGCGGGCGGCCACGACACCCAGACGCGGACCGAGAACGAGGCGAACGCCGGCTTCAGCCTGGCCGGCGGGCTGCTCGGGCTCTGGGACGTCCGCTACACGATGCGGCTCACCCAGGACCTCAACCACCACTTCCGCGCGCGGCTCTTCGAGCGCCTGCAGGCCCTCCCGATGCGCGCCTTCGACGACGAGCGCATCGGCGACGCCGTCTACCGCGTGATGATCGACACGCCCTCGATCACGAGCGCCTGCTGGCGGATCCTGATCACGCCGATCGCCGCCCCGGTGGTGATCGCGATGGCGGCGGCCGCGCTGCACTTCGCCTACGGCGACCAGCCGGCGCTCGTGTGGGCGGCGCTCGGCGCGCTGCCGGTCGCGTTCCTGGCCACGCTGCCCTTCGCGGCGTCGATGCGGCGGCGCTCGCTCGGCAGCCGGGAGGCCGGCTCCGTCACCACCTCCACCGCCGAGGAAGGCCTCGCCCAGGTGCTCGCCGTGCAGAGCCTCGGCGGCGGCGGCCGCGAGCGGGGCCGCTTCGACCGCGACTCCTGGCAGAGCTTCGGCCGCTATCGCGCCGTGCTGCGCACGGGAATCGCGGCCTTCCTGCTCGGGCTCGTGCCGGGCGCGGCCCTGGCCGGCTACGCCTTCCTGCACGCGATCGACCTCGTGATCGGCGGGACGCTCTCGCGGGGCGACTTCCTGGTCGTCTTCACCTACTACACCCAGGCCGCGATCGCAGCGCTCTCGCTGGGCTCGCTGTGGTTCGAGCTGCAGGGCGCCTCGGCCGGCCTCGAGCGCGTCTTCGGCCTCCTCGATCTTCCGGCGGAGGCCGATGCGCCCGGCGTGCCGGCACTCGCGCCGCTCCGGGAGGGCGTGCGCTTCGAAGAGGTCTCGTATCGCCACGCCGACGGCACGCTCGCCGTCGACGCGGTGAGCTTCGAGGCGCGGGTCGGCGAGCTCGTCGCGATCGCCGGGCCGGCCGGTGCCGGCAAGACCACCCTCGCCCACCTGCTGCCGCGCTACCTCGCGCCCAGCGCGGGGCGCGTGCTCGCCGACGGCACCGACCTGGCGGCGGTGTCGCTCGCCTCGCTGCGCGCGCAGGTCTCGTACGTGTTCCAGGAGACCTGGCTCTTCGACGGCACGATCGAGGAGAACCTGCGGCTCGGCGCGCCGGGCGCGGGCGAGGCGGCGGTGGCGCGGGCGCTGCGCCTCGCGCGTGCCGACGAGTTCGTGGCGCGCCTGCCGGAGGGGCTCGCGACGCGGGTCGGGCGCGGCGGCTCGCAGCTCTCGGTGGGCCAGCGCCAGCGCCTCGCGATCGCCCGCGCGCTGGTGCGCGAGACCCCGATCCTGATCCTCGACGAGCCCACCTCGGCGCTCGACCCGGAGACCGAGCAGGCGCTGGTCGCCTCCCTGCGCGAGGCCGGCCGCGGGCGCCTGGTGCTCGTCATCGCGCACCGCCTCAGCACGATCCGCGCCGCCGACCGGATCGTCTTCCTCGCGGCCGGCCGGCTCGTCGAGCAGGGCACCCACGACGAGCTCGCCGCCCGCCCCGGCGGCGCCTACCGCCGCTTCCTCGACCTCCAGTGA
- a CDS encoding 6-phosphofructokinase, with amino-acid sequence MATFGILVGGGPAPGINGVIGAAATVALRRGARVLGCLDGFKWLMEGDGSHVRELALDDVAELHLRGGSVLHTSRANPTKKPEHLANVVKTLVSLGVDHLVTIGGDDTAFSARRVAEEAAGRIRVAHVPKTIDNDLPLPDGIPTFGYETARELATTIVENLLEDCRTTNRWFFVVLMGRKSGSLALGAGKAAGAPITLIPEEFPAGPIRLDDVVRTLEGAVVKRLARGRTDGVAVIAEGIAERLEPKDLAILEAVPRDEHGHIRLAEVPLGRVLREGVANALAARGVKIATGEKDVGYELRCNKPTAFDRDYTRDLGAGAVFALLDGQANVLVTRQAEQIVLVPFAELMDPKTGKTRVRDVDPTHAWYRAARALQERVEAEDLTDPKRLAAIAKAAGLSPDEAKTRYAPLS; translated from the coding sequence ATGGCGACCTTCGGGATCCTCGTCGGCGGCGGCCCCGCGCCCGGCATCAACGGCGTGATCGGCGCCGCCGCGACCGTGGCGCTGCGCCGCGGCGCCCGCGTGCTCGGCTGCCTCGACGGCTTCAAGTGGCTGATGGAGGGCGACGGCTCGCACGTGCGCGAGCTCGCCCTCGACGACGTCGCCGAGCTCCACCTGCGGGGCGGCTCGGTGCTCCACACCTCGCGCGCCAACCCGACCAAGAAGCCCGAGCACCTGGCGAACGTCGTGAAGACCCTCGTGAGCCTCGGCGTGGACCACCTGGTCACGATCGGGGGCGACGACACCGCGTTCTCGGCGCGCCGCGTCGCCGAGGAGGCGGCGGGCCGGATCCGGGTCGCCCACGTGCCGAAGACGATCGACAACGACCTGCCGCTGCCCGACGGGATCCCGACCTTCGGCTACGAGACGGCGCGCGAGCTCGCGACCACGATCGTCGAGAACCTGCTCGAGGACTGCCGCACCACGAACCGCTGGTTCTTCGTGGTGCTGATGGGCCGCAAGTCCGGCTCGCTGGCGCTCGGCGCCGGCAAGGCGGCCGGTGCGCCGATCACGCTGATCCCGGAGGAGTTCCCGGCCGGCCCGATCCGGCTCGACGACGTCGTGCGCACCCTCGAGGGAGCCGTGGTGAAGCGCCTCGCGCGCGGGCGCACCGACGGCGTCGCCGTGATCGCCGAGGGAATCGCCGAGCGGCTCGAGCCGAAGGACCTCGCGATCCTGGAGGCCGTGCCGCGCGACGAGCACGGCCACATCCGGCTCGCCGAGGTGCCGCTCGGGCGCGTGCTGCGCGAGGGGGTGGCGAACGCGCTGGCCGCGCGCGGCGTCAAGATCGCGACCGGCGAGAAGGACGTGGGCTACGAGCTGCGCTGCAACAAGCCGACCGCCTTCGACCGCGACTACACGCGCGACCTGGGCGCCGGGGCGGTCTTCGCGCTGCTCGACGGCCAGGCGAACGTGCTGGTCACGCGCCAGGCCGAGCAGATCGTGCTGGTCCCCTTCGCCGAGCTGATGGACCCGAAGACCGGCAAGACCCGCGTGCGCGACGTCGACCCCACCCACGCCTGGTACCGCGCGGCGCGCGCGCTCCAGGAGCGCGTCGAGGCGGAGGATCTCACGGACCCGAAGCGGCTCGCGGCGATCGCGAAGGCCGCGGGGCTCTCGCCCGACGAGGCGAAGACGCGCTACGCCCCGCTCTCCTGA
- a CDS encoding PEP-CTERM sorting domain-containing protein (PEP-CTERM proteins occur, often in large numbers, in the proteomes of bacteria that also encode an exosortase, a predicted intramembrane cysteine proteinase. The presence of a PEP-CTERM domain at a protein's C-terminus predicts cleavage within the sorting domain, followed by covalent anchoring to some some component of the (usually Gram-negative) cell surface. Many PEP-CTERM proteins exhibit an unusual sequence composition that includes large numbers of potential glycosylation sites. Expression of one such protein has been shown restore the ability of a bacterium to form floc, a type of biofilm.): MSRTRILTTITAAALALAAGRAAATPIGAGAFGPLVQVESFEGLTPGPNIPLGLGASLLHPGTVSAYHFATAVALTSPIPNPGYAAAGPFVHDFALGTDVQNNWGGTRVVNDGTDVPLGDAYLGAFTSSGTASVSFTFDALMLRVGAFVTGVTASTVRLDVYDDSNLLLESRVLGTVDLPQWGTNFLGLEQLGGIRRAVFSGLDFGIDGLSFEPAPVPEPGTVPALGLGLVGLAGLALLGRRPA; this comes from the coding sequence ATGTCGAGAACGAGGATCCTGACGACGATCACCGCCGCCGCCCTGGCGCTCGCCGCCGGCCGCGCCGCGGCCACGCCGATCGGCGCCGGCGCCTTCGGCCCGCTCGTGCAGGTCGAGAGCTTCGAAGGCCTCACGCCCGGCCCGAACATCCCGCTCGGGCTCGGCGCGAGCCTGCTCCATCCCGGCACGGTGAGCGCGTACCATTTCGCGACGGCCGTCGCGCTCACGAGCCCGATCCCGAACCCCGGCTATGCGGCGGCCGGCCCCTTCGTGCACGACTTCGCGCTCGGCACCGACGTGCAGAACAACTGGGGCGGCACCCGGGTCGTGAACGACGGCACGGACGTCCCGCTCGGCGACGCCTATCTCGGCGCCTTCACCTCGTCCGGCACCGCCTCGGTCAGCTTCACCTTCGACGCGCTGATGCTGCGCGTCGGCGCCTTCGTGACGGGCGTGACCGCCAGCACGGTACGCCTCGACGTCTACGACGATTCGAACCTGCTGCTCGAATCCCGGGTGCTCGGCACCGTCGACCTGCCGCAGTGGGGCACGAACTTCCTCGGCCTCGAGCAGCTCGGCGGGATCCGGCGCGCCGTCTTCAGCGGCCTGGACTTCGGCATCGACGGCCTCAGCTTCGAGCCGGCCCCGGTCCCGGAGCCGGGCACGGTCCCGGCGCTCGGGCTCGGCCTGGTCGGGCTCGCCGGGCTCGCGCTGCTCGGCCGCCGGCCGGCTTGA
- a CDS encoding ParA family protein codes for MTPPSPEPGPGRVLTVSSNKGGVGKTTLATNLAIYLRALHEELPILILSLDDQGIIERMFGLGARPPGDGNVKHGWAERSFERMVHLGQYGVHYVPSAPDSALLKARAEDPHTLRRILERTEWPGLVILDTKSDLEGLTRNALHAADRVLVPVADRASLEEAGKVFAILARAGFPDRARVVLTLVDRRTHLESTGEELAERLRDEVLRRGWPICQASISRSPRVEALNSEGGEPLSILHAARGTSVHRELRELAEEVAKDLGLGPGGRLPRSVPPRAAAGARSAISDFKAALLRNRFRL; via the coding sequence GTGACGCCCCCCAGCCCCGAGCCCGGCCCCGGCCGCGTTCTCACCGTCTCGTCCAACAAGGGCGGGGTGGGGAAGACCACCCTCGCCACGAATCTCGCGATCTACCTGCGCGCGCTCCACGAGGAGCTGCCGATCCTGATCCTCTCGCTCGACGACCAGGGGATCATCGAGCGCATGTTCGGCCTGGGCGCCCGCCCGCCCGGCGACGGCAACGTGAAGCACGGCTGGGCGGAGCGCAGCTTCGAGCGGATGGTCCACCTCGGCCAGTACGGGGTCCACTACGTGCCCTCGGCGCCCGACTCGGCGCTGCTCAAGGCGCGCGCCGAGGATCCCCACACGCTGCGGCGCATCCTCGAGCGCACCGAGTGGCCGGGGCTCGTGATCCTCGACACCAAGAGCGACCTCGAAGGCCTGACCCGCAACGCGCTCCACGCGGCCGACCGCGTCCTCGTGCCGGTCGCCGACCGGGCGTCGCTCGAGGAGGCGGGGAAGGTCTTCGCGATCCTCGCGCGCGCGGGCTTCCCGGACCGCGCGCGCGTGGTGCTGACGCTGGTCGACCGGCGCACCCACCTGGAGTCGACCGGCGAGGAGCTGGCGGAGCGGCTGCGCGACGAGGTGCTCCGGCGTGGCTGGCCGATCTGCCAGGCGTCGATCTCGCGCAGCCCGCGGGTCGAGGCGCTGAACTCCGAGGGCGGCGAGCCGCTCTCGATCCTGCACGCGGCGCGCGGCACCAGCGTGCACCGCGAGCTGCGCGAGCTGGCCGAGGAGGTGGCCAAGGACCTCGGCCTCGGCCCGGGCGGGCGCCTGCCCCGCAGCGTGCCGCCGCGCGCAGCGGCCGGCGCACGCAGCGCGATCTCCGACTTCAAGGCCGCGCTGCTCCGCAACCGCTTCCGGCTCTAG
- the kdsB gene encoding 3-deoxy-manno-octulosonate cytidylyltransferase produces MRAVGVIPARFAASRFPGKPLAPIAGKPLVQRVWEGACSARRLGRVLVATDDERIAAACRGFGAEAVLTGAHHPTGTDRIAEAAAGVEADLVVNIQGDEPLIEGPVIDAAVAALEEDPGAAMSTVAHPAGPEGLDDPNRVKLVLDRRGRALYFSRSRIPFPREPAGGASGTPWLQHVGLYAYRRPFLLEFVRLAQTPLERIEALEQLRALEHGHAIRVAVIEGWRSVPVDVPADVALVERALAEAGRC; encoded by the coding sequence GTGCGCGCCGTCGGCGTCATCCCCGCCCGCTTCGCGGCCTCCCGCTTCCCGGGCAAGCCCCTGGCGCCGATCGCCGGCAAGCCCCTGGTCCAGCGGGTGTGGGAGGGCGCGTGCAGCGCGAGGCGGCTCGGGCGGGTGCTCGTCGCGACCGACGACGAGCGCATCGCCGCCGCCTGCCGCGGCTTCGGCGCCGAGGCCGTGCTCACCGGCGCCCACCACCCGACCGGCACCGACCGCATCGCCGAGGCCGCCGCCGGCGTCGAGGCCGACCTGGTCGTCAACATCCAGGGCGACGAGCCGCTGATCGAGGGGCCGGTGATCGACGCCGCCGTCGCCGCGCTCGAGGAGGACCCCGGCGCGGCGATGTCGACGGTTGCCCATCCCGCAGGGCCCGAGGGCCTCGACGATCCGAACCGGGTCAAGCTGGTGCTCGACCGCCGCGGGCGCGCACTCTACTTCTCGCGCAGCCGGATTCCCTTTCCGCGCGAGCCCGCCGGCGGCGCGTCCGGCACCCCCTGGCTCCAGCACGTCGGCCTCTACGCCTATCGGCGGCCCTTCCTGCTCGAGTTCGTGCGCCTCGCGCAGACCCCCCTCGAGCGCATCGAGGCACTCGAGCAGCTGCGCGCGCTCGAGCACGGCCATGCGATCCGCGTCGCGGTGATCGAAGGCTGGCGGAGCGTCCCGGTGGACGTGCCGGCGGACGTCGCGCTCGTCGAGCGCGCGCTCGCCGAGGCCGGCCGGTGCTGA
- a CDS encoding DUF488 domain-containing protein, translated as MDEGELTVWTLGHSSRTLDEFLELLRANGIEAIADVRRYAASRKHPHFAGEALRGALAEIAVEYLPLPELGGRRRPRPDSHNTAWRNESFRGYADYMETDAFRAGLARLLELAGRRRTAVLCAEAVWWRCHRSLIADALKARGVGVRHILGGKRTESHPYTSAARLEDGRLSYSA; from the coding sequence ATGGACGAAGGCGAGCTCACGGTCTGGACCCTCGGGCACTCGTCCCGGACCCTCGACGAGTTCCTCGAGCTGCTCCGCGCCAACGGGATCGAGGCGATCGCCGACGTGCGGCGATATGCGGCCTCGCGCAAGCACCCGCACTTCGCGGGCGAAGCGCTCCGCGGCGCCCTCGCGGAGATCGCAGTGGAGTATCTGCCGCTGCCGGAGCTCGGCGGCCGGAGGCGCCCGCGCCCGGACTCGCACAACACCGCCTGGCGCAACGAGTCGTTCCGGGGCTATGCGGACTACATGGAGACCGACGCCTTCCGCGCGGGCCTCGCGCGCCTGCTCGAGCTGGCCGGCCGCCGGCGGACCGCCGTCCTGTGCGCGGAGGCGGTCTGGTGGCGCTGCCATCGCTCGCTGATCGCCGACGCCCTGAAGGCGCGCGGCGTTGGCGTTCGACACATCCTCGGCGGGAAGCGGACCGAGTCCCACCCCTACACCTCCGCAGCACGTCTGGAGGACGGCCGGTTGTCGTATTCCGCATGA
- a CDS encoding acyl--CoA ligase family protein, whose product MPGVPAPNRDPLTPLTLLERTVRVFPEKLAVAYGERRWTWAEFGAEIARMAGALRRAGVEPGDRVAFLAPNVPELLAAHFAVLQLHAALVAINTRLQAEEVGYILEHSGAKVVIVDPELAPAVAGIPQPLATRPTLVNLEDPVAGVTGRPLDGPTWEEFAAGAEPVPLRNDLDDEDRVTSINYTSGTTGRPKGVLYTHRGAYLNALGEIIVHGLDRDSVYLWTLPLFHCNGWCFPWAVTAAGGTHVMLRRVDPPEVLRRIRAHGVTHFNGAPTVLLMLAEHPDAKGVRFDPPVRVATGGAPPSPTLLARMEALGVRVIHLYGLTETYGPHVYCQIQPAWEGLDVEAKARVMSRQGVPYHVATHLRVVDEQMQDVPADAATLGEVVMRGNNVMKGYYRDPEATERAFAGGWFHSGDIGVVHPDGYVELRDRKKDIIISGGENISTIEVEHTIVKHPAVLECAVVAMPHEKWGEVPKAFVTLRPGASASAEEIAAFCRERLAHFKCPKAVEFGDLPKTSTGKIQKFRLREKEWAGREGRIYGGKG is encoded by the coding sequence ATGCCCGGCGTGCCTGCTCCCAACCGCGACCCGCTGACGCCCCTGACCCTCCTCGAGCGCACCGTCCGCGTCTTCCCGGAGAAGCTCGCCGTCGCCTACGGCGAGCGGCGCTGGACCTGGGCGGAGTTCGGCGCCGAGATCGCGCGCATGGCCGGTGCGCTGCGCCGCGCAGGGGTCGAGCCCGGGGATCGCGTCGCCTTCCTCGCGCCGAACGTGCCGGAGCTCCTGGCCGCGCACTTCGCCGTGCTCCAGCTCCACGCAGCGCTGGTCGCGATCAACACGCGCCTCCAGGCCGAGGAGGTCGGCTACATCCTCGAGCACTCGGGCGCGAAGGTCGTGATCGTCGACCCGGAGCTGGCTCCGGCGGTGGCGGGGATCCCGCAGCCGCTCGCCACGCGCCCCACGCTCGTCAACCTCGAGGACCCCGTGGCCGGGGTCACCGGCAGGCCGCTGGACGGCCCCACCTGGGAGGAGTTCGCCGCCGGCGCCGAGCCCGTCCCGCTCCGCAACGACCTCGACGACGAGGACCGCGTCACCTCGATCAACTACACCTCGGGCACCACCGGCCGCCCGAAGGGCGTCCTCTACACGCACCGCGGCGCCTACCTGAACGCGCTCGGCGAGATCATCGTCCACGGCCTCGACCGCGACTCGGTGTACCTGTGGACGCTGCCGCTCTTCCACTGCAACGGCTGGTGCTTCCCCTGGGCGGTGACGGCGGCGGGCGGCACCCACGTGATGCTGCGCCGGGTCGACCCGCCCGAGGTGCTGCGCCGGATCCGCGCGCACGGCGTCACCCACTTCAACGGCGCGCCGACCGTCCTGCTGATGCTCGCCGAGCACCCCGATGCCAAGGGCGTGCGCTTCGACCCGCCGGTCCGCGTCGCGACGGGCGGCGCGCCGCCCTCGCCGACCCTTCTCGCCCGCATGGAGGCGCTCGGCGTCCGCGTGATCCACCTCTACGGCCTCACCGAGACCTACGGCCCCCACGTCTACTGCCAGATCCAGCCCGCCTGGGAGGGGCTCGACGTCGAGGCGAAGGCGCGCGTGATGTCCCGGCAGGGCGTGCCGTATCACGTGGCGACGCACCTCCGGGTCGTCGACGAGCAGATGCAGGACGTCCCCGCCGACGCCGCCACGCTCGGCGAGGTGGTGATGCGCGGGAACAACGTGATGAAGGGCTACTACCGCGATCCGGAGGCGACCGAGAGGGCCTTCGCCGGCGGCTGGTTCCACTCGGGCGACATCGGCGTCGTCCACCCCGACGGGTACGTCGAGCTGCGCGACCGCAAGAAGGACATCATCATCTCGGGCGGCGAGAACATCTCGACGATCGAGGTCGAGCACACGATCGTGAAGCACCCGGCGGTGCTCGAGTGCGCGGTCGTCGCGATGCCGCACGAGAAGTGGGGCGAGGTGCCGAAGGCCTTCGTCACGCTGCGTCCCGGCGCGAGCGCCAGCGCGGAGGAGATCGCCGCCTTCTGCCGCGAGCGCCTCGCGCACTTCAAGTGCCCGAAGGCCGTCGAGTTCGGGGATCTGCCCAAGACCTCGACCGGCAAGATCCAGAAGTTCCGGCTGCGCGAGAAGGAATGGGCCGGCCGCGAGGGGCGCATCTACGGCGGCAAGGGCTGA